A single window of Vigna unguiculata cultivar IT97K-499-35 chromosome 1, ASM411807v1, whole genome shotgun sequence DNA harbors:
- the LOC114196042 gene encoding uncharacterized protein LOC114196042 has product MADHSDSSPLVPPLPLTDPSEIDLEAGPSEQIQCRICLETDGRDFIAPCKCKGTSKYVHRECLDHWRAIKEGFAFAHCTTCKAPYHLRVHVAADRKWRTLKFRFFVTRDILFIFLSVQLVIASLAYLVYLIDGYQQYWLRLLWGFDSEMSFYYICGALLFFALLGLSGCFITCYDRRVRNDLAQPCRELCLCCCQPGVCADCHLPGTLCMWTDCTTCFESCGTMATECGGCLGGAGEAGLPLLFIMALVVLGLFTVIGIFYSVLVATMVGQRIWQRHYHILAKRMLTKEYVVEDVDGELTGSDWSPPALPPEHVQQLKTLGLL; this is encoded by the exons ATGGCCGATCACTCAGACTCTTCTCCTCTCGTCCCTCCCCTTCCTCTCACTGACCCTTCCGAGATCGACCTCGAAGCTGGTCCCTCCGAACAAATCCAATGCCGAATTTGTCTCGAAACCGATG GTAGAGATTTCATAGCCCCTTGTAAGTGCAAAGGTACATCCAAATATGTACACCGAGAATGTTTGGATCATTGGCGAGCAATTAAG gaAGGGTTTGCCTTTGCTCACTGTACAACATGCAAGGCTCCTTACCATTTGCGTGTTCATGTTGCTGCTGATAGGAAATGGCGGACCCTGAAATTTCGGTTTTTTGTCACCAGAGACATTCTGTTTATTTTTCTGTCTGTCCAGCTT GTCATTGCATCACTGGCATATTTGGTTTATCTAATAGATGGTTACCAGCAATATTGGCTTCGTCTTCTCTGGGGTTTTGACAGTGAAATGAGCTTTTACTACATATGTG GAGCTCTATTATTTTTCGCACTGCTTGGTCTTTCTGGGTGCTTCATTACTTGTTATGATCGAAGAGTTCGCAATGATTTAGCTCAGCCGTGTAGAGAGTTATGTCTTTGTTGCTGTCAACCTGG GGTTTGTGCAGACTGTCATTTGCCAGGCACTCTTTGTATGTGGACTGATTGCACTACTTGCTTTGAGAGTTGTGGAACCATGGCAACTGAATGTGGTGGCTGTTTGGGTGGTGCCGGGGAAGCTGGGCTACCATTATTATTCATAATGGCTTTGGTTGTTCTGGGACTTTTTACTGTAATTGGGATATTCTACAGCGTTTTGGTGGCTACCATGGTAGGTCAGCGGATATGGCAACGTCATTATCACATACTTGCAAAAAGGATGTTAACAAAG GAGTATGTGGTTGAAGACGTCGATGGAGAGCTGACAGGATCTGATTGGTCTCCCCCAGCTCTCCCTCCCGAGCATGTTCAGCAGTTGAAAACATTGGGTCTACTGTGA